The Solanum lycopersicum chromosome 2, SLM_r2.1 DNA window aaatataaaatagatCATAATTATAATCCCTTCGAtcggaattgtttgtcatgttgcgcttatcgaaagttaatttgactaattttcaaaggtaaattggatcacattaatttgatattttaaataaaaaaaattagatattttaaaactatataaaatgtactataaattataatttttttgcatattaatatgatgaaaatatacatcttaaaatgttagtcaaaatttttataatttgactgtaaaaatagaaaccaatgACAAACAATATCGGAGGGAGAGAGtaacattttcttttcaaagCAAAGTCTTTGTTAGTATTTgagttgatttatttttagtttttttaaaatgatctGAAAAGTGTAAAAAGTTAAAGAGTTAAAAAATGAGcgttttcttttaaaaagagtTAATTCAAACATCGATAAGTTGACAAATAGACTCTTTGGATTCCACCTATCGAAGCATTTTACGGCCTCGTACCTTCTTCACtcctttattcttcttcttcaattttttctagTTTAAGAGCACGATGTCATGACCTGCCATATCAATTATCATCATGTCATTTAGGCGTTACGTGGGATAAAGTTATCTATGTGAAagcttaaatagaaaaaaaaaaaaaaactagttaaTTAGTGTAAGCTTCCTCCACATTTCTTGATTTACGAGATTTAATCTAAGATTATTTGTCTAAAACAAAAAGACTTCAATTaagatttcaaatatttgagaTTATTTCAATAGGTTTAACATAAAACTCCAACTCTGAACctattgttttatattatttggcTCTCATTGATGCGAATTAGGAGTGGAAGTCTATAAATTGTGATTTCAATATTTTCGAATGTCGATACTTAATATTTTTACCAAAggtagcaaaaaaaaaaagaagaaagaaattgcttttaatttttaaaattagagaagcaaaatgaaatatttaatctctttaatttttaaaattggacGAGTAAAacgaaatatttaattttataaaacacGGCTTATAATTTGCCCATATATAAAACCTGTTCAATTTGCACATGTCGATTTCTAATTAATGTAATTGTTTAAGGATAATTAAGATGGGTGTTGTTACCTTATTATAACTCATTTGAATGTTAGGTCAGCTTAGATTACAAAATTAAAGGACAAATGAATGATTTTTAATGTAtcgtatatttttattatgtatttggaataaattatttcttaatagaTCAATTGCATAGCAAAGAACAAACTACGAGGAAAAAGAATCGTGATGGAAAAGATTGATTTAAACATGTTTACATTTAACTTTATTTGATTCATTTGTCAATCCTTTATTCTATTTAAATTTGTCTATTCAATCTATTCATTTGATGCTCTAAAATTTTTGATAcagtagaaaatttaaaattgattgaAGTTATTCTATCTAGTTGGCTGTGTTTTTATGACTTATATAACATGAGATAAAAACCTAGCTTTAATTATTGTGCTGACTTTCAGAACAAGTTGTAATTTAAAAGTTCTCACTGAGGAACTATTTATTTGCACACTTTTGAGTTTTGCTggcatttattttttatgtatatatatttcgaattagaattttatgtataaatatttattcaagcATGTTAGTCAAGTTGCCGACTTAAAGTAACAAATTTGGGTCGCTATTTGTCACCATTTGATCAAAATGTTGAAAGTTTAGAcgactaaatatattattatttcatatatatttttaaggtttaaggaaactttttgttactattttttGTACACCAAGCAAACATGTGTGCCAACTGAGAATCGTTATTTGATTTTGTAATCGTTTATAAATACTTTTCTCACGTTATATTAATAccaaaaatatgtaaaaacaGCACAAGATTCATAAGGgcatagtaattttttttttttttaaaaaaaatctaactgTAAGTGGGaatgaataataatatcataacgATTCTCGTCATTTATGGCATAATACTTTTTCATAACAGGAACATGTCGAAGGAATTCATAGAACTAAAgcaccatataaataatatcCATTAGAATAGAGTGAGACCACCACTTCTGTTGGTTTCCTATCATTAGTCCGGTACCTGTGTGCCTGATTAATTCAGATTTGCACTGAAAAGTCTTTCTTTAATAGCGAGCTTAGTTAATTTACATTCACACGAATgcgatttcatttttcattgctcaaaactcaaaaaatcTGATTAAAAATAATGGATTACCACCTTTGGTGGTATGTAGTCTGCCAACTCATCTTCTGGGAATAGATAACTcatactataaataaaataataatttatcattttgataTTGGACTCTCCTGCCCAACTTgcaagtatttttattttagaaagttGGCTCGTGACTATCCCTTGGACCCTTTTCAATGCGCGTTCGGTACACAAACTTGTCATTCTTACTTGTTACATTATCATCTTTCattcttttcaatttatttttttattcatcttttttgGTTTGATTATTAGAGTAATGATTCTCTTCATTCATGACTTTTAAGTACCTTCCCACTAATACACTTGCACGAAAAAAAGAAGTGACTATTGAAAGTATTTGAAACGTGCACCCAAAGAGAGTGGTCGAGAGCCTTTTAGGTTTGAGTTCAAATCTCAGCAAGacgaaaaaaaaaacactaggtAATCTTTTCATCTGTTCTAACCTTGGTGGACATAGTTACGTGGTACCTATTGCTGGTGGGAGGTAGGAGGTATCATGTGGAATTAGTCAAGGTGCGTGAAAGTTGGCATAGACATCACcatcataagaaaaataagtatttgaAACCTATACAAAACCATTAGTTACAGCCTATTGGCACTTTATCAAGTACATGGTTCATCTAACAATTTAAGTTGTCTCAAAGTGAAGTTACCCCTTCCATCACAATTCTCTCTTTATTCAGAAACCACTTCCCCTTTCAAGAAAAGAGCAAACTGAACTTAACTTCTAGGATACTTGTGTGATCTGTCCATGTGCTACTTCTAGAACAGAAGGGAAAAAAACAGTTGGCTCAATGTAATGTGAATGCACAATTTGAGTTTACGATCTATTAGGTGGTCAGAAAGCTTTGACATTTTTTATGTACTCCTAGGTTTCGAGTAGGTGACGAAGTTCGTGTTGTCTTTTCTTGTGTGGGGGTACATGCAACTTGTTTTTTAACACGGGGCATCCTAGATTAGAGGCATGCTTGGTATTTTGTAACAAATTCATAGAATGCAAGTCATTTTCCGTAAGTGTGAACGGATGACTAGTTGACTGCTACTGAAAGCAGTGATTCACTGAAATATTTGCTATGAAATGTGTATAAAGGCTTCATTGTCAGCATAAGTTTTTTCAGTGAGtgaagttttctttcttttgaaatGATGATGTTAAAGACAGTTGTATATGCATTAGCCATATTTTCTATTACCTTTCTCATACCTTTGTCATCTGGGCAAAATCCAAGATTTGAAGTTGAAGTTGCTGCTTTGAAAGCTTTCAAGAGCTCAATCTCTGACGACCCTTTCAGTGCACTTGTGGATTGGACTGATGTAAATCACCATTGCAACTGGTCTGGAATCATATGTGATCCTTCTTCAAATCATGTCATCAACATTTCACTTATTGAGACACAGCTCAAAGGAGAAATTTCTCCGTTTCTAGGAAACCTCTCCAAACTCCAGGTTCTTGATCTAACTTTGAATTCATTTACTGGAAATATTCCACCCCAGCTGGGTCATTGCACGGACCTGGTTGAGCTCGTTTTTTACCAAAACTCTCTTTTTGGTGAAATTCCTGCCGAGCTGGGAAACCTAAAAAAACTGCAGTTAATAGATTTTGGAAATAACTTTCTAAATGGGAGTATACCTGATAGTATATGCAACTGCACTGAATTGTTGTTAGTAGgcttcaacaacaacaatttcacAGGCAAATTACCATCTGAAATTGGTAATTTGGCTAATCTTCAGTTGTTTGTAGCTTATACAAACAATTTGGTTGGTTTTATGCCTACCTCCATTGGAATGCTGACAGCTTTGCATACCCTTGATCTGAGCGAAAACCAGTTATCTGGACCTATACCACCAGAAATTGGCAACTTGTCAAGTTTAGGAATTCTTCAGTTACATCTCAACTCTCTTTCTGGGAAAATCCCATCTGAACTTGGCCTCTGTATCAATCTTTTTACCTTGAACATGTATACTAATCAATTTACTGGAAGCATACCTCCTGAGCTTGGAAATTTAGAAAACTTGCAAATGCTCAGATTGTATAACAATAAGTTGAACTCCAGTATACCTGCCTCAATATTCCACCTGAAGTCATTAACTCATTTAGGACTCTCACAGAATGAGCTAACTGGGAATATTCCTCCCCAGTTGGGATCTTTAACGTCACTAGAAGTGCTTACCCTTCACTCCAATAAGTTATCCGGGGAGATCCCATCAACTATAACAAACCTGGCAAACTTGACATATTTGTCTTTGGGTTTTAATTTATTGACTGGATCACTTCCATCGGAATTTGGGTTACTCTATAATCTGAAGAATCTAACTGCAAATAATAACCTCCTGGAAGGATCTATTCCATTGAGCATAATAAATTGTTCTCATCTTCTAGTTTTATCCCTCACTTTTAATAGAATAACGGGGGAAATACCAAATGGGTTGGGGCAGTTATCCAATCTTACATTTTTGTCTTTGGGATCAAACAAAATGATGGGGGAGATTCCTGATGATCTCTTCAACAGTTCAATGCTTGAAGTTCTAGATCTGAGTGATAACAATTTCAGCGGAAAACTCAAACCAATGATTGGCAGACTCGCTAAACTTCGAGTTTTAAGAGCCCATAGTAATTCATTTCTTGGGCCAATCCCACCAGAGATTGGTAAACTGAGTCAACTGCTGGATTTAGCACTTCACAAAAACAGTTTCTCAGGTGCCATTCCACCAGAAATTTCAATGCTTTCAAACCTTCAGGGTCTTTTGCTATCTGACAACAAGCTAGAAGGTGAACTTCCTGTGCAACTTTTTGAGCTCAAACAGCTCAATGAACTCCGGCTGAAGAACAATAATTTCTTTGGTCCAATACCGCATCATATATCCAAACTAGAATCACTGTCGCTCATGGATCTGAGTGGAAATAAGCTTAATGGCACAATCCCAGAGAGCATGACGAGCCTCCGCAGATTGATGACAGTAGATCTTTCACACAACCTTCTTACCGGAACTCTTCCTAGAGCAGTACTTGCCAGCATGAGAAGTATGCAACTTTACTTGAACGTTTCCAGCAACTTGTTGCACGGAGAGATCCCAGATGAGATAGGCGTGTTAGAAATGGTTCAAGAGATTGACATGTCAAATAATAATCTGTCAGGCAGCATTCCCAGATCCCTAGAACGCTGCAAAAACTTATTTTCACTGGACCTATCAGGAAATATGCTCTCTGGTCCTGCTCCAGGTGAAATTCTCACCAAATTAAGTGAGCTTGTGTTCTTGAACCTCTCAAGGAACAGATTAGAAGGCAGTCTTCCTGAAATAGCAGGATTATCACATCTTAGCTCTCTTGATGTTTCACAAAACAAGTTCAAGGGAATTATCCCCGAGAGATTTGCCAATATGACTGCATTGAAATATCTCAACCTTTCTTTCAACCAACTTGAAGGTCACATTCCAAAGGGGGGTGTATTCAACAATATAAGGTTGGAGGATTTACTGGGAAATCCATCTCTATGTGGAAAAAAGTTTCTCAGTCCATGCCACATAAAAAGAAACCGAACAAGTTCTCATGGTTTTTCCAAGAAAACCTGGATCATACTTGCAGCACTTGGATCTGTTTTCAGTCTCATTCTTCTTGTCCTgggaatatttttatttcatcggtacatgaagaagaaaaaagtgaatGACACGGAGTTTACAAATCCAAAGTGTACCGCAGCACTGAGCCTCCAGAGATTTTATCAAAAGGATTTGGAACATGCTACCAATAATTTCCGTCCGGAAAACATTATTGGAGCCAGCAGTTTAAGTACTGTGTACAAAGGAACACTGGAAGATGGGAAGATTGTAGCAGTTAAGAAGCTGAATCACCAGTTCTCAGCAGAATCTGGTAAATGTTTTGATAGGGAAGTCAAGACTCTGAGCCAACTCAGACACAGGAACCTAGTTAAGGTGCTAGGTTACGCTTGGGAAAGCAAGAAGCTAAGGGCTTTAGTTTTAGAATACATGGAGAATGGGAACTTggacaacatgatttatggtcAAGTAGAGGATGACTGGACGTTGTCCAACAGGATTGATATTTTAGTTTCAGTTGCAAGTGGACTATCATACCTGCATTCAGGCTATGATTTTCCAATAGTGCACTGTGACATGAAGCCTTCAAACATTCTTCTGGACAAAAATATGGAAGCACATGTGAGTGACTTTGGGACGGCTAGGATGTTGGGTATTCATCTCCAGGATGGGAGCAGCACATCATCAGCATCCGCATTTGAAGGAACTATTGGTTACATGGCGCCAGGTAATAATTCTTACAACTTCTTGACCCACACTTTACTTGCTAGATTATGTGTTACAATAACATGAATACTAGATATCTATAATGTAAACGAGCTTATATGGGTAccacaaataatattttgtcaATGGTAAATGCTTCAAATACATTCAATTTTAGCATCATTCAATAGTAACATCACTTCTGTCAATCACAAGACGCAGCACAGCagattttttttccctttcaatCACAAAATGCTGATTTAACTTGTATATGGAAGAATCGACAAGCAAGTAAATGATGCAATGTTTTGGACATATAATCTGTAAAGtactttttaaaatgataatgtCAGCTTTAATCTATCCAAAAATGCCAGCGCCatgtttgaaaatttgaatttcttggACATTTTACATGCTCCTAATTTCATTTGAGACCTCACTTACATGAAATGTTATCTGTGAACAGAGCTTGCATATATGAGGAAAGTGACCACAAAAGTAGATGTATTCAGCTTTGGTGTAATTGTGATGGAGATCATTACAAAAAGAAGGCCAACAAGTCTTACAGGAGCAGATGAATTACCAATTACTTTGCATCAAATTGTTCAGAATGCCCTTGCGAATGGCATAAACAAGCTAGTTCAGATTGTGGATCCTAATCTAGCTTCATATGTCTCCAAGAAACAGGATGTAGTAGAGGGACTTCTTAACTTGGCTTTGTCCTGCACCTCTCCTGATCCTGAAGATAGACCTGACATGGAACAAGTTCTGTCTTCTCTTTCAAAGCTAAGTAAGATGGACTGTATGCCTTCTCATTTGGTAAAAGATTAAATTTGATGTAGAAGAAGCTGGAATATCATCACTCTTAATGTGAACCACCACCAAGTTTCCCATGGTGGCTAATGGAACTAGTTCATAACTTAAAATGCATTtactatttaaataatttttccgTATTTCAAGCCATAAATGATGATCGCTCGAGTATTCCTGCTTTAAGATATAATGATACTGTCCCGTCAGATTATGTTGAAGTTGACATGCATCATGAAATTGAACAACATATTCAACAATACTTCATATTAATCACAACTAAGGAGCAAAAAGCTAGATCTTTACGAAGTCCTCTAGTGACATGTAATAGAACTAGTGAGCAAGCAGTTGATTGCAAACCAAAGTGCTAATGTAGTCTGTCACTAAAGATTAACTACAGCAAATGAGTACACTTATGAACAACACAAATATACAGAAGTGAAACTGAGGAAAACTCAATAAAGGCTTTAATAAGCCTACAGTCATCCATCATATTTTACCTTGAAATTTATTTACAAGAGAGGGAAGACGCGATCTCATCTATTGGTGGATCATTTTGCAAGAACTCAACAATGGTAGAGGGGAACTCAAAGCTTCCAATACCTTCAGAAACCTCTGAATGAATAAGAGCAGCTTTGCCTAAAAGCAGATGAGCTAACCTAAATGATTCTCTTCTCTCTCCATTACTCCTATCCAGAAAATGCTCAATCCAACCTTCTAATCTCTCCacttctttttcactttttggcCCTTTAACCCCAACAATCTTTCCATAAAATGCATCATCACAACCCAAATCCACTTCCACACTTTTCGATCCTCCCCTTTTACTGTCCGATAAACCCAATAACTGCATCAACAGTTCAATGTCATCAACCCCATTACCACTAGTTTCAACTATACCAACTCTTTCTTGAACTTGCGTAGGGTTTATCTGAGGTGGGGTTTCTTGGGCAAGAGGGGAATTAGAGAGAAATCGAAGTGGGGTTTCACTTTCTTTGAGGTTTGTGTAGCTGGTGATGGAGTCAACATGGTTCTCACTCTCATCACAGTTAAGGTATAATGGGCTGATCAACGACTGGGTCGGTGTGTCGACGGCTTCTTGTTGTGTTGGTTCGTCAAGTTTCAATCTTTTCTCCAATtgtttgagagaagagaagaaatTTGAGTGTGGAGAAGGTCTTTGCATTTTTGGGAGAAAAATCAGAATCAATtgggggtttagggttttagctGTTGCCTGTGAGTGAAGGACagattatttaagaaaaaaaagagcgCCAATTGGTGAGATAAAACAGTTGAATATTTAGGGTCTAATATTAGAGTTGATAATTttcctcattatttattttattatatccaAGAAATTAGTTTCCTCACATTGAAAAATTATGagtataaacaaatatatactagttaattaCTTAACATAGTTATAATTAGCTTTAATTACAATTCGCGTTctatttttagatatattacGCGGTTCagcttttttgttttgtataccattttttatgtttgtaatTGTATCAATTCGTTATTTTTGAGTTTTACACAAGTGTAT harbors:
- the LOC138341789 gene encoding uncharacterized protein, translated to MQRPSPHSNFFSSLKQLEKRLKLDEPTQQEAVDTPTQSLISPLYLNCDESENHVDSITSYTNLKESETPLRFLSNSPLAQETPPQINPTQVQERVGIVETSGNGVDDIELLMQLLGLSDSKRGGSKSVEVDLGCDDAFYGKIVGVKGPKSEKEVERLEGWIEHFLDRSNGERRESFRLAHLLLGKAALIHSEVSEGIGSFEFPSTIVEFLQNDPPIDEIASSLSCK
- the LOC101263667 gene encoding LRR receptor-like serine/threonine-protein kinase FLS2 — its product is MMMLKTVVYALAIFSITFLIPLSSGQNPRFEVEVAALKAFKSSISDDPFSALVDWTDVNHHCNWSGIICDPSSNHVINISLIETQLKGEISPFLGNLSKLQVLDLTLNSFTGNIPPQLGHCTDLVELVFYQNSLFGEIPAELGNLKKLQLIDFGNNFLNGSIPDSICNCTELLLVGFNNNNFTGKLPSEIGNLANLQLFVAYTNNLVGFMPTSIGMLTALHTLDLSENQLSGPIPPEIGNLSSLGILQLHLNSLSGKIPSELGLCINLFTLNMYTNQFTGSIPPELGNLENLQMLRLYNNKLNSSIPASIFHLKSLTHLGLSQNELTGNIPPQLGSLTSLEVLTLHSNKLSGEIPSTITNLANLTYLSLGFNLLTGSLPSEFGLLYNLKNLTANNNLLEGSIPLSIINCSHLLVLSLTFNRITGEIPNGLGQLSNLTFLSLGSNKMMGEIPDDLFNSSMLEVLDLSDNNFSGKLKPMIGRLAKLRVLRAHSNSFLGPIPPEIGKLSQLLDLALHKNSFSGAIPPEISMLSNLQGLLLSDNKLEGELPVQLFELKQLNELRLKNNNFFGPIPHHISKLESLSLMDLSGNKLNGTIPESMTSLRRLMTVDLSHNLLTGTLPRAVLASMRSMQLYLNVSSNLLHGEIPDEIGVLEMVQEIDMSNNNLSGSIPRSLERCKNLFSLDLSGNMLSGPAPGEILTKLSELVFLNLSRNRLEGSLPEIAGLSHLSSLDVSQNKFKGIIPERFANMTALKYLNLSFNQLEGHIPKGGVFNNIRLEDLLGNPSLCGKKFLSPCHIKRNRTSSHGFSKKTWIILAALGSVFSLILLVLGIFLFHRYMKKKKVNDTEFTNPKCTAALSLQRFYQKDLEHATNNFRPENIIGASSLSTVYKGTLEDGKIVAVKKLNHQFSAESGKCFDREVKTLSQLRHRNLVKVLGYAWESKKLRALVLEYMENGNLDNMIYGQVEDDWTLSNRIDILVSVASGLSYLHSGYDFPIVHCDMKPSNILLDKNMEAHVSDFGTARMLGIHLQDGSSTSSASAFEGTIGYMAPELAYMRKVTTKVDVFSFGVIVMEIITKRRPTSLTGADELPITLHQIVQNALANGINKLVQIVDPNLASYVSKKQDVVEGLLNLALSCTSPDPEDRPDMEQVLSSLSKLSKMDCMPSHLVKD